A single Providencia manganoxydans DNA region contains:
- a CDS encoding AAA domain-containing protein, producing MTMIRFCPHCQTKRPLTEIFCEGQINHQPCGWDLTLETIQDESWQPPLQQSEVTGDHISAGDKVVDVSTSDAIVCVNGHPMDPSDLICLQCGADAALSNDSREQQQEITSHRYIDDWRLDQRINEIDSARERYTVTNKLTGQVGVLTLYQKGEEPDPAIYQVLKLIPTEHVPQFYETGRWENRAWHVTEQLTGGSLSQFIQQGDFWRPDEIPKLVEELGTALATFAEHGLRHRALRPSNLLIRSREPLDIVIIEYGSASLSEFDLDIVSPLDISRYTAPETLAGGVCAASDWWSLGIILLEQLTRGKCFDHIHDNAFLIHVMTNGIELPSELDDRTQLLLRGLLNRDRFSRWQWPQVSAWLQGRPVQAPELLNSDIQQQVHNLSFAGYQFSHPETFALVAAEQAHWDDAIDLLTRGEITSWLSKFDQMGSVLGQLQRLMNNTEIIPDLKLALALRILNPNIPFVFQGEIITPAWLLDNPMLGYQLISEPLANQLQAIDEQHWLVQLFHRQCRIRLRAEQQQIPLNEESLKLYLLISSTSQLMARWDIFHQQFPDTHNDSLRVLIGKQKPQEDDYILLLSADIGQFIAVDTIISDAAKLATQYDIAHFDHEVAKQQLLLPRNELFQLLAERLDGFKRLGVMDIDQWADTFLLTRRLPLPQVLLMLAVPIEQWQVPESQKYILEVLGFFAQKLTSVTQRGNLVRMRLTATAGRVDLTECTSSHQGADKLLEHLINRKSRAITIDSDLLLQRKGVNSRLWALQSDTQLYQRDTGINGMYLGFPFLLLNTQPNKIKPRIAPLFLWPVSILSSELQRGPVQLAFDNDRAAVRINPALANFVGIPAVSEWQDALDNILSQAALSVEETMTMLNGLLPVREFNLSPLPSITENVPENSAQIICSAVLFHTSFIGQAISSDLQLITSQSINQTALATMLNLNEQQSIDGARQEQTKDQYFLSLPDPSQEAVVQAARQGTGLLIEGPPGTGKSQTIVNLIADAIGRQKTALVICQKPAALEVVYKRLVASGLADRVLMINQNQKSREVIQAVREQLEQLWVKLATELHDDDWRNQRRQVNQTLEQCENTLDEYYQAMYTDDDQLKLSYKEVLSGLLVADKAERYLLDIDQIQSVLVLQNKNSITQFINDINIHAPNWFALNYEQSPLNGIAQFNLDDPEYRLFEQTFPLFIAAETQRLSTESGIEHQINIELLLDHRTTYQQCKQQFALLTPDQWHDFSQWLTLFLNEQGKQTIGATVIEQLIQLNNRLSSIDTTGTESHYFSLLASLDNLTLSQLSRAISEKLHGSFLRFLNPFYYSRKNKLAQFVASSGMNSSVIKFDCLLKTINTEQQWRLLYQELLPIFHQLHIEPLNPAIQLWQKTLSSLIEQLRQVEQNAATLANYPQPEHFLSAIVQLQRLGFMQQCREVEAAIDKAEARQNSLAILDRLKPVLTVTYWQQFKDAIMTGNSLATAIEQLKKALPELARFQKFRAETAHFSPANWQILALLRPLIEADHSSHWVSKLANTVKHAFLLSAKNKIETRSPVLSLDNNQVTEQIAQLAELQNQLQRHNKQALTLNIDTLMLASRREWEAITRLTGPRARRLREFISEGCELGLMQLRPVWLMTPDVASQILPLKAGLFDSVIYDEASQMPIEYALPTLFRGKQAIVSGDEKQMPPSKFFSGKLTDDDEHDEDEDQQEQADEQWNYRQISDCPDLLHLARTVLPVYSLDIHYRSVYRELINFSNYAFYENRLNIPAQHSTKIVNDVKPLRLITVNGTYVNQSNEDEAKAVVEHLSQIWLRPFNERPSIGVVTFNQKQAQLINQHIRAKALVDEQFHQAYSEEAQRQTNDEDMSFFVKNVENVQGDERDVILFSTTFGRNQQGTFRRNFGVLGQTGGERRLNVAITRARQQVVIMSSMPIDEISDLLTTYRKPEIPRDYLQGYLAYAKNLSDPLMQAENSKLLNRMCYTQAAQTQPEVEIDAFVGSVTQFIRSQGWKIAPTEQVGVFYFDCLIENEATGQFLLGVECDMPHHMLLQRARSRELWREGVLKRIVVARHRVSLREWYYEREKAQQQLVAAIHQASLMIK from the coding sequence ATGACCATGATACGTTTTTGCCCTCATTGCCAGACAAAACGCCCATTAACGGAGATTTTTTGTGAGGGGCAAATTAATCATCAACCTTGTGGTTGGGATCTTACTCTTGAAACCATTCAGGATGAAAGTTGGCAACCGCCATTACAGCAAAGCGAAGTTACCGGCGATCACATTTCAGCGGGCGATAAGGTTGTCGATGTATCGACATCAGACGCGATAGTTTGCGTCAATGGTCATCCAATGGACCCCAGTGATCTTATTTGCCTACAATGCGGTGCTGATGCAGCGTTATCCAATGATAGTCGCGAGCAGCAACAAGAGATAACTTCTCACCGATATATAGATGACTGGCGTCTAGATCAACGTATTAATGAAATTGATAGCGCGCGTGAGCGTTACACTGTCACAAATAAGCTGACAGGGCAAGTTGGTGTATTAACGCTGTACCAAAAGGGGGAAGAGCCTGATCCGGCGATTTACCAAGTACTCAAACTCATTCCCACTGAGCATGTGCCACAGTTTTATGAAACAGGGCGATGGGAAAATAGAGCATGGCATGTCACTGAACAGTTAACCGGTGGCTCACTTAGCCAATTTATCCAACAAGGGGATTTTTGGCGGCCTGATGAAATTCCTAAATTAGTTGAAGAGCTGGGAACTGCATTAGCCACATTTGCTGAACATGGATTACGTCATCGTGCTTTAAGGCCTTCTAACCTATTAATACGCAGTCGTGAACCACTCGATATTGTTATTATAGAATATGGTTCAGCAAGCTTGTCTGAATTTGATCTTGATATCGTCTCACCATTAGATATTTCACGTTATACCGCTCCAGAAACCTTAGCAGGAGGGGTTTGCGCCGCATCAGATTGGTGGAGCTTAGGGATTATTTTGCTGGAGCAATTAACCCGTGGAAAATGTTTTGATCATATCCATGATAATGCATTTCTGATTCATGTCATGACGAATGGTATTGAGCTCCCTAGTGAATTGGATGACCGTACTCAACTCTTATTACGTGGTTTATTAAATAGAGATCGCTTTTCACGTTGGCAGTGGCCTCAAGTTTCAGCTTGGTTACAAGGTCGTCCTGTCCAAGCTCCTGAATTGCTCAATAGCGACATACAGCAACAAGTACATAACTTGTCATTCGCAGGATACCAATTCAGTCATCCAGAAACATTTGCGTTGGTTGCAGCGGAACAAGCGCATTGGGACGATGCGATTGACTTGTTAACCCGTGGAGAAATCACGTCATGGTTAAGTAAATTTGACCAAATGGGCAGTGTATTAGGGCAATTACAGCGTTTAATGAATAATACAGAAATTATTCCTGACCTAAAATTGGCCTTAGCGCTACGGATTTTGAATCCAAATATTCCGTTTGTTTTTCAAGGTGAAATTATCACGCCAGCATGGCTACTAGACAACCCAATGTTGGGTTACCAATTAATTAGTGAGCCATTAGCAAATCAACTTCAAGCGATAGACGAGCAACATTGGCTGGTTCAACTTTTTCATCGTCAATGTAGGATCCGCCTGCGCGCAGAACAACAGCAAATCCCACTCAATGAAGAAAGCTTAAAACTCTATTTATTAATTAGTTCTACCAGCCAGTTAATGGCGCGTTGGGATATTTTTCATCAGCAATTCCCTGATACACATAACGACAGCTTAAGGGTACTCATTGGTAAACAAAAGCCACAAGAAGATGATTATATTTTACTACTCAGTGCTGATATTGGGCAGTTTATAGCGGTAGACACTATTATAAGTGATGCGGCTAAATTGGCTACACAATATGATATTGCCCATTTTGACCATGAAGTGGCTAAGCAGCAGTTGCTTTTACCACGTAATGAGCTATTTCAATTATTAGCAGAACGATTAGATGGTTTTAAACGACTCGGTGTAATGGATATTGATCAGTGGGCTGACACTTTTTTATTAACGCGTCGCTTGCCACTCCCGCAGGTTTTGCTGATGTTAGCCGTCCCAATTGAGCAATGGCAAGTTCCAGAATCACAGAAGTATATCCTTGAAGTTCTTGGCTTTTTCGCACAAAAACTCACCTCTGTTACCCAACGTGGTAACCTTGTCCGTATGCGTTTAACGGCTACAGCCGGTCGGGTTGACCTTACTGAGTGCACGAGCTCACACCAAGGTGCTGATAAGCTATTAGAGCATTTAATTAATCGGAAAAGCCGTGCAATCACGATTGATAGTGATTTGTTGTTACAGCGTAAAGGCGTTAATTCACGTTTGTGGGCATTGCAATCAGATACGCAATTGTACCAAAGAGACACCGGTATCAATGGCATGTATTTAGGTTTTCCATTTTTACTCCTGAATACCCAACCCAATAAAATCAAACCACGTATTGCGCCATTATTTTTATGGCCCGTATCTATTTTATCTTCTGAATTACAACGAGGACCTGTCCAACTCGCTTTTGATAATGATAGAGCAGCGGTCCGCATTAACCCAGCGCTGGCTAATTTTGTTGGGATCCCCGCAGTGAGTGAATGGCAAGACGCGTTAGATAATATTCTTTCGCAAGCCGCCTTAAGTGTTGAAGAAACAATGACAATGCTCAATGGGCTTTTGCCCGTGAGAGAATTTAATTTATCACCATTACCCTCTATTACTGAAAATGTACCCGAAAACAGTGCACAAATTATTTGCTCGGCGGTGTTGTTCCATACTTCATTTATTGGGCAAGCCATCAGCAGTGATTTGCAATTAATTACTTCACAAAGTATTAATCAAACAGCACTAGCCACCATGCTCAACCTCAATGAGCAACAAAGTATAGATGGGGCACGACAGGAACAAACTAAAGACCAATACTTTTTATCACTGCCAGATCCGTCTCAGGAGGCGGTAGTACAGGCTGCTCGCCAAGGAACCGGACTATTAATTGAAGGCCCTCCGGGAACAGGGAAAAGCCAAACGATTGTCAACTTAATTGCTGATGCTATTGGTCGTCAGAAAACGGCATTAGTTATCTGTCAAAAGCCCGCTGCATTAGAGGTGGTTTATAAACGCTTAGTTGCTAGTGGATTGGCAGATCGTGTATTAATGATTAATCAAAATCAGAAATCACGAGAAGTTATTCAGGCAGTTCGAGAACAACTTGAACAATTATGGGTTAAATTGGCAACCGAGTTACACGATGATGATTGGCGCAATCAACGTCGGCAAGTTAATCAAACACTTGAACAGTGTGAAAATACGCTTGATGAATATTATCAGGCAATGTATACCGATGATGACCAATTAAAATTGTCATATAAAGAGGTATTATCAGGGTTATTGGTTGCTGATAAAGCCGAACGTTATTTGCTGGATATTGATCAAATACAATCTGTTTTAGTCTTACAAAACAAAAACAGTATCACTCAATTTATCAATGATATTAATATTCATGCCCCTAACTGGTTTGCATTAAATTATGAGCAAAGTCCATTGAATGGAATAGCGCAATTTAACCTTGATGATCCAGAATACCGCTTGTTTGAGCAGACTTTTCCATTGTTTATCGCGGCAGAAACTCAGCGTTTAAGCACTGAGAGTGGCATTGAACATCAAATAAATATAGAGCTATTGCTAGATCATCGAACAACTTACCAGCAGTGCAAACAACAGTTTGCTTTATTGACCCCCGATCAATGGCACGACTTTTCGCAGTGGCTAACCTTGTTTTTAAATGAGCAGGGTAAACAAACCATTGGTGCTACGGTGATAGAGCAATTAATACAGCTAAATAACCGCTTAAGCAGCATTGATACCACAGGAACAGAATCTCATTATTTTTCGCTATTGGCATCATTGGATAATTTAACATTATCTCAGCTGTCACGTGCTATTTCGGAGAAATTACACGGCTCATTTCTACGTTTTTTAAATCCTTTCTATTACAGTCGAAAAAACAAACTCGCTCAATTCGTTGCTTCCAGTGGAATGAACAGTAGTGTTATTAAGTTTGATTGTTTATTAAAAACGATTAATACCGAGCAACAATGGCGCCTGTTATATCAAGAACTATTACCTATCTTCCATCAATTACACATTGAGCCACTAAATCCAGCGATACAGTTATGGCAGAAAACCCTCAGCTCGCTAATTGAACAGCTTCGACAAGTTGAACAAAATGCGGCCACTTTGGCAAATTATCCACAACCAGAACATTTTTTATCGGCCATTGTTCAACTGCAACGACTTGGATTTATGCAGCAATGCCGCGAAGTAGAAGCGGCTATCGACAAAGCGGAAGCAAGGCAAAACAGCTTAGCTATTTTGGATAGGCTAAAACCTGTATTAACAGTAACTTATTGGCAACAATTTAAAGATGCTATTATGACGGGGAACTCATTAGCGACAGCTATTGAACAGTTAAAAAAAGCGTTACCTGAGCTAGCTCGATTTCAAAAATTTAGGGCTGAAACCGCGCATTTTTCACCAGCAAATTGGCAAATATTGGCTTTGTTACGACCGTTGATTGAGGCTGATCACTCTTCTCATTGGGTAAGTAAATTAGCCAATACGGTTAAACATGCCTTTTTGTTATCGGCTAAAAATAAAATTGAAACCCGATCACCCGTACTTTCTTTAGATAATAATCAAGTCACAGAACAGATTGCTCAACTCGCTGAATTGCAAAATCAATTACAACGGCATAATAAGCAAGCGTTAACTCTCAATATTGATACATTAATGTTAGCTAGCCGCCGTGAATGGGAAGCAATTACACGTCTAACAGGACCGAGAGCTAGGCGTCTTCGTGAATTTATTAGTGAAGGATGTGAGCTTGGATTAATGCAATTGCGTCCAGTTTGGTTGATGACACCGGATGTAGCAAGTCAGATTCTACCACTTAAAGCAGGTCTGTTTGACAGTGTCATTTATGATGAAGCATCACAAATGCCGATTGAATATGCATTACCAACCTTATTTAGAGGAAAGCAGGCGATTGTCAGTGGTGATGAAAAACAGATGCCACCATCAAAATTTTTTAGTGGAAAACTCACCGATGATGATGAACATGATGAAGATGAAGATCAACAAGAGCAAGCGGATGAGCAGTGGAATTACCGACAAATTAGCGATTGTCCTGATCTGTTGCATCTAGCACGTACGGTATTACCCGTATATTCTCTCGATATTCACTATCGTTCAGTCTACCGTGAATTGATTAACTTCTCTAACTACGCATTCTATGAAAATCGGTTGAATATCCCAGCCCAACACTCCACGAAAATCGTGAATGATGTTAAACCATTAAGATTGATCACCGTTAATGGTACTTATGTTAATCAAAGTAATGAAGATGAAGCAAAAGCAGTTGTAGAGCACTTATCTCAAATTTGGTTGCGCCCATTTAATGAAAGACCTTCTATTGGTGTGGTCACCTTTAACCAAAAACAGGCTCAATTGATTAATCAACATATTCGAGCTAAAGCGCTAGTGGACGAGCAATTTCATCAAGCCTACAGTGAAGAAGCTCAACGCCAAACCAACGATGAAGATATGTCATTTTTTGTGAAAAATGTCGAAAACGTCCAAGGTGATGAGCGTGATGTGATTTTATTTTCCACCACGTTTGGGCGTAATCAACAAGGAACATTTAGGCGTAATTTTGGTGTATTAGGGCAAACTGGAGGCGAACGGCGTTTAAATGTCGCGATCACTCGGGCGCGTCAACAAGTGGTGATCATGTCATCAATGCCAATCGATGAAATTTCAGATTTACTCACGACATATCGGAAACCTGAGATCCCACGTGATTATTTACAAGGCTATTTAGCTTACGCTAAAAACTTGAGTGACCCATTAATGCAAGCAGAAAACAGTAAATTGCTCAATCGAATGTGTTATACGCAAGCGGCACAAACGCAACCCGAAGTAGAGATTGATGCATTTGTTGGATCCGTCACCCAATTTATTCGTTCTCAAGGTTGGAAAATTGCACCTACAGAGCAAGTAGGGGTATTTTATTTTGATTGTTTAATTGAAAATGAAGCCACTGGGCAATTTTTATTGGGGGTAGAATGCGATATGCCACACCATATGTTATTGCAGCGTGCGCGTTCACGAGAACTCTGGCGAGAAGGGGTATTAAAACGTATTGTAGTGGCTCGCCATCGTGTCTCGCTGAGAGAATGGTATTACGAGCGAGAAAAGGCACAACAACAACTTGTTGCAGCAATTCATCAAGCATCATTAATGATTAAATAG
- a CDS encoding 4Fe-4S single cluster domain-containing protein has translation MTKISLSRVHFPVTTLGPGQRIGLWVQGCSIHCKGCMSPDTWHRRENGIDITVLMQQLKPWLQEADGITISGGEPFEQRDALQCLLTELRQDFQGDILVYSGYEWDDIHQDILDMNGLIDALITGPYQESAPQTLALRGSDNQQLHCLTSLGKQRFSQYDTQLIDSHKALDLAVDETGRIFLLGIPQRHDMSYLQSWLEQKEQPLKQLKK, from the coding sequence ATGACAAAAATCAGTCTTTCACGAGTTCATTTTCCTGTCACGACTTTGGGGCCCGGTCAACGTATTGGCTTATGGGTTCAAGGCTGCTCTATACATTGCAAAGGATGTATGTCACCGGACACTTGGCATCGGCGAGAAAATGGTATTGATATTACGGTTTTGATGCAGCAATTAAAACCATGGTTACAAGAGGCGGATGGGATCACCATTTCAGGTGGAGAACCATTTGAGCAACGAGATGCTTTGCAATGTTTATTAACAGAACTACGGCAAGATTTTCAGGGTGACATTTTAGTTTATAGCGGTTATGAATGGGATGATATTCATCAAGACATTTTAGATATGAATGGGTTGATTGATGCGTTAATCACAGGACCATATCAAGAAAGCGCGCCACAAACATTGGCATTGAGAGGAAGTGATAACCAACAGTTGCATTGTCTCACATCATTGGGAAAACAACGTTTCTCTCAATACGATACTCAGTTAATAGATTCTCATAAAGCGCTTGATCTCGCCGTAGATGAAACAGGTCGTATTTTTTTACTGGGGATCCCCCAGCGCCATGACATGTCCTATTTACAATCATGGCTTGAACAAAAAGAACAACCTTTAAAACAACTTAAAAAATAA
- a CDS encoding efflux RND transporter permease subunit: MKLQLSSWAITRPIPTIVIFLALTIAGIFSFINLPVTANPVINFPIVTVTVTQDGSSPTELENAVTKQVERAVSGIPGIRHISSTITEGVSTTTVEFDLNIDSYIATNDIREQISQIRSDLPQTIDEPLINRIDVEGGAILRYAVASDSQSIADLSWFVDDTISKQLIMIPGVQKVSRLGGAESVIRVEPDANKLAALQLSIVSLNELLRSVHQNSAGGSSKYNALQHTIRVLGEKNNIDEIKNIQLPVGEQQWIKLDEIATIYHGQKTSKTFSQLNGADVVGFAVFRAKDSSDTVVAAGVDNAIAELKQKHPDIEIQLVSSTVKYTESSYHLTIQTLLEGAFLTVIIVFFFLKSWRATLVAAVALPLSILPTFFILALFGYTLNSITLLALTLVIGILVDDAIVEIENIQKYIERGERPYLAALKASDAIGFAIVAITLTIVAVFLPVSFIGGFVGKYFVPFGITVSAAVLSSLLVARLVTPLMAAYLLLPSKRTITEHTTPQWIVNYTKLLLATLKHRKLALSLALMFLVGSVSTVAYLPAGFMPEGDISVSQIEVELPPGTPVEETQQAIIHMASLLHQREEIKSIYTIAGISDDAEGIAQHKGQLILTLTEPDEREMSQKQFENSIAHLLQQSPDARYTFSNSDGNKEFSLTFTGTDPQELEHQMHILRDSIAKIKGINNVRVVKPLLRKELIVKPITRDLGRTAVNVDEIANTLRVATMGEANSRSAKFNLPERQLALQVILPDYQKDDVNVLNNLYVRNNQQQNIPIKSIANIDFSDGPSQIDRINRSRKMSIEGNLEGLTLGEALESVMALPEYNALPTSVTQLEYGDMEYMNDMFNRFSTTMLFSILLVFAILIILFKDFMQPITILAALPFSIGGAIIALVLYGAMIDLPVIIGILMLMGIVTKNSILLVEFILEKERSGLSRELAIVEAGQERIRPIIMTTFAMIAGMIPLVLTTGADAGFRAPMAVAVIGGLLSSTVLSLLFVPVIYSFIDDLKKKLLPLLAKFTSVTKADRDVKHW, encoded by the coding sequence ATGAAATTACAGCTATCGTCTTGGGCGATAACTCGCCCTATCCCGACTATTGTCATTTTTTTGGCGCTGACCATCGCAGGTATATTTTCATTTATTAATTTACCCGTGACTGCAAATCCTGTCATTAACTTTCCAATTGTCACCGTAACCGTTACTCAAGATGGCTCATCACCCACCGAACTTGAAAATGCGGTTACCAAACAAGTTGAACGTGCCGTTTCTGGTATTCCAGGTATTCGTCATATTTCATCTACTATTACTGAAGGTGTTTCAACCACTACCGTTGAATTTGATTTAAATATTGATTCATATATTGCGACCAACGATATTCGCGAACAAATTTCGCAAATTAGAAGTGATTTACCACAAACTATCGATGAACCGTTAATTAATCGTATTGATGTCGAAGGAGGGGCAATTTTACGTTATGCCGTTGCATCGGATAGTCAGTCAATTGCCGATTTGTCTTGGTTTGTTGATGATACAATTAGCAAACAACTTATTATGATCCCCGGCGTACAAAAAGTTAGCCGTTTAGGTGGTGCAGAAAGTGTTATACGTGTTGAGCCTGATGCAAATAAACTAGCTGCATTACAGCTTTCAATTGTTAGCCTTAATGAATTACTGCGCAGTGTGCATCAAAATTCAGCAGGTGGCTCATCTAAATATAACGCATTACAACACACCATCCGTGTGTTAGGCGAAAAGAATAATATCGATGAAATCAAAAATATCCAGTTACCTGTTGGTGAACAACAATGGATTAAACTTGATGAAATTGCGACCATTTATCATGGACAAAAAACCTCGAAAACTTTTTCCCAATTAAATGGGGCCGATGTAGTTGGTTTTGCGGTTTTTCGTGCGAAAGATTCGAGTGATACCGTAGTCGCAGCAGGTGTAGATAACGCAATTGCAGAGTTAAAACAAAAACATCCTGATATTGAGATTCAGCTGGTTTCTTCAACCGTCAAATATACCGAATCCAGTTATCATTTAACTATCCAAACGCTATTAGAAGGTGCATTCTTAACGGTCATCATCGTTTTCTTCTTTTTAAAGAGTTGGCGAGCCACCTTAGTGGCCGCAGTGGCTCTGCCTCTATCAATATTACCCACCTTTTTTATACTGGCGCTATTTGGTTATACATTAAATAGTATTACCTTATTAGCTTTAACGTTAGTGATTGGTATTTTAGTCGATGATGCTATTGTTGAAATTGAAAATATTCAAAAATATATTGAGCGCGGAGAACGCCCTTATTTAGCGGCATTAAAAGCATCAGATGCGATTGGTTTTGCCATTGTTGCTATTACATTAACGATTGTTGCCGTATTTTTACCGGTTAGCTTTATTGGTGGTTTCGTCGGTAAATATTTTGTTCCCTTTGGTATCACCGTTTCTGCCGCCGTATTGTCCTCTTTATTAGTGGCTCGGTTGGTTACGCCATTAATGGCTGCATATTTGCTATTACCCAGCAAAAGAACTATTACAGAACACACGACACCACAGTGGATTGTGAACTATACAAAGTTGTTATTGGCTACCTTAAAGCACCGTAAATTAGCACTTTCATTGGCACTGATGTTCTTAGTGGGTTCTGTTTCAACAGTCGCTTATTTACCTGCTGGTTTTATGCCTGAAGGTGATATTAGCGTTAGCCAAATTGAGGTTGAATTACCTCCAGGTACACCTGTCGAAGAAACACAGCAAGCTATTATTCATATGGCATCATTATTACACCAGCGAGAAGAGATTAAATCTATCTACACTATTGCAGGGATCAGCGACGATGCTGAGGGTATCGCTCAACATAAAGGCCAATTAATTTTAACGTTAACTGAACCCGATGAAAGGGAAATGTCACAAAAACAATTCGAAAACTCGATTGCACATTTACTTCAGCAAAGCCCTGACGCTCGTTACACTTTCAGTAATAGTGATGGCAATAAAGAGTTTTCACTCACCTTTACAGGTACAGACCCACAAGAACTAGAACATCAAATGCATATATTGCGTGACAGTATTGCTAAGATAAAAGGCATTAATAATGTTCGCGTGGTTAAGCCATTATTGCGTAAAGAGCTAATCGTTAAACCAATTACTCGCGATCTTGGCCGTACCGCCGTTAATGTCGATGAAATCGCCAATACTTTGCGTGTTGCTACAATGGGAGAAGCTAATTCACGAAGTGCGAAATTTAACTTACCGGAACGCCAATTAGCCTTACAGGTGATATTACCCGATTACCAGAAAGATGATGTCAACGTTTTGAATAATCTTTATGTACGCAATAACCAACAACAAAATATTCCTATAAAGTCGATAGCAAATATTGATTTTAGCGATGGCCCATCACAGATTGACCGTATCAATCGCTCCAGAAAAATGTCAATTGAGGGTAACTTAGAGGGATTAACCTTGGGTGAAGCGTTAGAAAGTGTCATGGCATTACCCGAATACAACGCTCTACCAACGAGTGTGACTCAATTAGAATATGGCGATATGGAATATATGAATGACATGTTCAATCGTTTTAGTACCACAATGCTATTTAGTATTTTACTCGTTTTTGCCATCTTAATTATTTTATTTAAGGATTTCATGCAGCCTATTACTATTTTAGCTGCATTACCCTTTTCCATTGGCGGTGCGATTATTGCTTTAGTGTTATATGGTGCCATGATTGATTTACCGGTGATTATCGGTATTTTGATGTTAATGGGGATCGTGACTAAAAACTCAATATTATTAGTCGAATTTATCTTAGAAAAAGAGCGTTCGGGCTTAAGCCGTGAATTAGCAATTGTCGAAGCCGGTCAAGAACGGATCCGCCCTATTATTATGACAACATTTGCCATGATCGCAGGAATGATACCATTAGTATTAACGACAGGTGCTGATGCAGGCTTTAGAGCACCAATGGCTGTTGCTGTCATTGGTGGGTTATTAAGCTCTACGGTATTGAGTTTATTATTTGTCCCCGTCATTTATAGCTTTATTGATGACCTAAAAAAGAAACTATTGCCGCTACTAGCGAAGTTTACATCCGTAACAAAAGCAGATCGTGATGTAAAACATTGGTAA